The proteins below come from a single Micromonospora citrea genomic window:
- the der gene encoding ribosome biogenesis GTPase Der, which produces MTEAEGWVELREPDVDTEEPTGPQPVVAVVGRPNVGKSTLVNRLIGRRQAVVEDIPGVTRDRVPYDAQWAGRQFTVVDTGGWEPDAKDRAAAIAAQAETAVATADVVLFVVDAMVGSTDVDEAAVRMLRRSAKPVILVANKADNTSIEMEATSLWSLGLGEPYPVSALHGRGSGELLDAIMDALPEAPKIVENRPRGPRRVALVGRPNVGKSSLLNRFSGEERAVVDSVAGTTVDPVDSLVEIGGETWQLVDTAGLRKRVGKASGTEYYASLRTASAIEAAEVAVVLLDSSEVISEQDQRILSMVTEAGRALVIAFNKWDLVDADRRYYLDKEIERELRRIPWAIRLNLSARTGRAVDKLAPALRKALASWETRVPTAQLNSWLTALVQATPHPVRGGRAPKILFATQAGVAPPRFVLFTTGPLDAGYQRFVERKLREEFGFEGSPIEISVRPRKKLGPGGRGKAHG; this is translated from the coding sequence ATGACCGAAGCCGAGGGTTGGGTGGAGCTGCGGGAACCCGACGTCGACACCGAGGAACCGACCGGCCCGCAGCCGGTCGTGGCCGTGGTCGGCCGCCCCAACGTGGGCAAGTCGACCCTGGTCAACCGCCTGATCGGCCGCCGGCAGGCGGTCGTGGAGGACATCCCCGGCGTGACCCGGGACCGCGTCCCGTACGACGCCCAGTGGGCCGGCCGTCAGTTCACCGTGGTGGACACCGGCGGTTGGGAGCCCGACGCCAAGGACCGGGCGGCCGCTATCGCGGCGCAGGCCGAGACGGCGGTAGCCACCGCCGACGTGGTGCTGTTCGTGGTCGACGCGATGGTCGGCTCGACCGATGTGGACGAGGCGGCGGTGCGGATGCTGCGCCGCAGCGCCAAGCCGGTGATCCTGGTCGCGAACAAGGCCGACAACACCTCCATCGAGATGGAGGCCACCTCGCTGTGGTCGCTCGGCCTCGGCGAGCCGTATCCGGTGTCGGCGCTGCACGGCCGCGGCTCGGGCGAGCTGCTCGACGCCATCATGGACGCGCTGCCGGAGGCGCCGAAGATCGTCGAGAACCGCCCGCGCGGGCCGCGCCGGGTGGCCCTGGTCGGCCGCCCGAACGTCGGCAAGTCCAGCCTGCTCAACCGCTTCTCGGGGGAGGAGCGGGCGGTCGTCGACTCGGTGGCCGGCACCACCGTCGACCCGGTCGACAGCCTGGTGGAGATCGGCGGGGAGACCTGGCAGCTCGTCGACACGGCGGGCCTGCGCAAGCGCGTCGGCAAGGCCAGCGGCACCGAGTACTACGCCAGCCTGCGCACCGCCTCGGCGATCGAGGCCGCCGAGGTCGCCGTGGTCCTGCTGGACTCCAGCGAGGTCATCAGCGAGCAGGACCAGCGGATCCTGTCCATGGTCACCGAGGCCGGCCGGGCGCTGGTGATCGCCTTCAACAAGTGGGACCTGGTCGACGCCGACCGTCGGTACTACCTGGACAAGGAGATCGAGCGCGAGCTGCGCCGCATCCCGTGGGCGATCCGGCTCAACCTGTCGGCGCGCACCGGCCGGGCGGTCGACAAGCTCGCGCCGGCGCTGCGCAAGGCCCTGGCGAGCTGGGAGACCCGGGTGCCGACCGCACAGCTCAACTCGTGGCTGACCGCGCTGGTGCAGGCCACCCCGCACCCGGTGCGCGGCGGCCGGGCGCCGAAGATCCTCTTCGCCACCCAGGCGGGCGTGGCCCCGCCGCGCTTCGTGCTCTTCACCACCGGCCCGCTGGACGCCGGCTACCAGCGCTTCGTCGAGCGCAAGCTGCGCGAGGAGTTCGGCTTCGAGGGCAGTCCGATCGAGATTTCGGTACGCCCCCGCAAGAAGCTCGGCCCCGGCGGCCGAGGCAAGGCGCACGGCTGA
- a CDS encoding IS256 family transposase, whose amino-acid sequence MSDGSTIAVDTAAVARNVPGQPAEGVDAELVAQLVEQARAAGLQLTGDDGLLQQLTKRVLESEITDHLGYDKGDPAGKNSGNSRNGVRAKTVLTDVGPVEIEVPRDRDGSFAPQIVKKRQRRLSGVDDTVISLSAKGLTTGEIQTHLAEVYGAEVSRQTISTITDKVVEGMTEWQNRPLDPVYPVIFLDAVHVKIRDGKVANRPIYLALAVTVEGTRDILGLWAGDGGEGAKFWLQVLTELKNRGVQDACMVVCDGLKGLPDAIGEVWPEAVVQTCVIHLLRASFRYAGRQHWDAIAKALKPVYTAPTEAATRARFAEFTEAWGGKYPAIVRLWQQAWAEFVPFLAFDAEIRTVVCSTNAIESVNARIRRAVRARGHFPNEAAALKCVYLAVMSLDPTGQGRRRWTMRWKPALNAFDIAFEGRLSAGRK is encoded by the coding sequence ATGTCTGATGGATCGACGATCGCCGTGGATACTGCCGCTGTGGCGAGGAACGTGCCGGGGCAACCGGCGGAGGGTGTCGACGCGGAGCTGGTCGCCCAGCTGGTGGAGCAGGCCCGTGCGGCGGGTCTTCAGTTGACCGGCGACGATGGTCTGCTGCAGCAGCTGACGAAGCGGGTTCTGGAATCCGAGATCACCGATCACCTGGGCTATGACAAGGGCGACCCGGCGGGCAAGAACAGCGGGAACTCCCGCAACGGTGTGCGGGCCAAGACGGTGCTCACCGACGTCGGCCCGGTCGAGATTGAGGTGCCGCGGGATCGCGATGGCAGCTTTGCCCCGCAGATCGTCAAGAAGCGGCAGCGCCGACTGTCCGGCGTGGATGACACGGTGATCTCCCTGTCGGCCAAGGGCCTGACCACCGGGGAGATCCAGACTCACCTGGCTGAGGTGTATGGCGCCGAGGTGTCGCGGCAGACGATCTCGACGATCACGGACAAGGTCGTCGAGGGGATGACCGAGTGGCAGAACCGGCCCCTGGACCCGGTCTATCCGGTGATCTTCCTCGACGCGGTGCACGTGAAGATCCGCGACGGGAAGGTCGCCAACCGGCCCATCTACCTGGCCCTGGCCGTCACCGTCGAGGGGACGCGGGACATCCTCGGTCTGTGGGCCGGCGACGGCGGCGAGGGCGCGAAGTTCTGGCTTCAGGTCCTCACCGAGCTGAAGAACCGCGGCGTTCAGGATGCGTGCATGGTGGTCTGTGACGGGCTCAAAGGGCTGCCTGATGCGATCGGCGAGGTGTGGCCGGAAGCGGTGGTGCAGACCTGCGTGATTCATCTGCTGCGGGCGTCGTTCCGGTATGCCGGCCGGCAGCACTGGGACGCCATCGCCAAAGCTCTCAAGCCCGTCTACACCGCGCCGACCGAAGCCGCCACCAGGGCTCGCTTCGCCGAGTTCACCGAGGCGTGGGGCGGCAAGTATCCAGCGATCGTCCGGTTGTGGCAGCAGGCGTGGGCGGAGTTCGTGCCGTTCCTGGCCTTCGACGCCGAGATCCGCACCGTCGTGTGCTCCACCAACGCCATCGAGAGCGTCAACGCCCGCATCCGCCGCGCCGTCCGCGCCCGTGGGCACTTCCCGAACGAGGCCGCCGCGCTCAAATGCGTCTACCTCGCCGTGATGAGCCTCGACCCGACCGGGCAGGGCCGCCGACGGTGGACCATGCGCTGGAAGCCCGCCCTGAACGCCTTCGACATCGCCTTCGAAGGACGCCTGTCCGCAGGCCGCAAGTAG
- a CDS encoding pentapeptide repeat-containing protein, which translates to MLILVGYVLMVLRAPAVLLPPEATSPALGPSTAPLSPAEKLTAAHNARLLAISFGGALVVLVGLLYTARSYRLAHRGQVTDRFTKALERLGSDELYIRIGGIHALEHVLRDSADHHADIIEVLVAFIRHRAPRVRGDVDSSIYPRPLPLAEPEADVQAALTALGHRPRRRERNPINLATLHLRGSKLSGADLRGADLTEADLRAADLHNVNLQDSCLLMANLREANLSGVDLRNANLVEADLQNVHLAKANLRKARLRGVDLRNANLVEADLRDAHLVGADLRDAKLPGANLRNANLRRVDLRRTDLVGADLRGGNLLVADFRDANLRGADLRRTGLAGADFQNANMTEADLRYAYLMESNLRAAGLALAKLRGANLRKADFRDANLRKADLRRTNLHMADFRCANMSGANLWAANLDWVNLREADVQGTGPLIAALAARQNAAGGDTSGHGLPPRASAKSSGDAE; encoded by the coding sequence GTGCTGATCCTGGTCGGTTACGTGCTCATGGTGCTGCGCGCGCCCGCGGTGCTGCTGCCGCCCGAGGCCACGTCCCCAGCACTGGGGCCGTCAACGGCGCCGTTGAGCCCAGCGGAGAAGCTGACCGCGGCCCACAACGCTCGGTTGCTGGCCATCTCCTTTGGCGGCGCCCTGGTCGTGCTTGTCGGTCTGCTCTACACCGCCCGCAGCTACCGACTGGCCCACCGCGGTCAGGTCACCGACCGGTTCACCAAGGCTCTCGAACGGCTCGGATCTGACGAACTGTACATCCGCATCGGTGGTATCCACGCGCTCGAACACGTCTTGCGGGACTCGGCCGACCATCACGCGGACATCATCGAAGTGCTCGTAGCGTTCATTCGTCACCGTGCCCCCCGCGTCCGTGGCGACGTGGACTCTTCGATCTATCCGCGGCCACTTCCGCTTGCCGAACCCGAGGCAGACGTGCAAGCAGCACTCACTGCTCTAGGCCACCGCCCTCGCCGCCGCGAGCGCAACCCCATCAACCTGGCAACCCTGCACCTGCGAGGCTCGAAACTGAGTGGAGCGGATCTCAGGGGCGCAGACCTGACTGAGGCGGATCTCCGGGCTGCGGATTTACACAACGTGAATCTCCAGGACTCGTGCCTGCTTATGGCGAACCTTCGGGAGGCGAACCTGAGCGGGGTGGATCTGCGAAACGCGAACCTGGTGGAGGCGGATCTCCAGAACGTCCACCTGGCTAAGGCGAACCTTCGGAAGGCGCGCCTGCGCGGGGTGGATCTTCGGAACGCGAATCTGGTGGAGGCGGACCTCAGGGACGCCCACCTGGTTGGAGCGGATCTCCGGGACGCGAAGCTGCCTGGAGCGAACCTTCGGAACGCGAATCTGCGCAGGGTGGATCTCCGGCGCACTGACCTGGTTGGAGCGGATCTCAGGGGCGGAAACCTGCTCGTGGCGGATTTCAGGGACGCGAATCTGCGCGGGGCGGACCTCCGGCGCACGGGCCTGGCTGGGGCGGACTTCCAGAACGCGAACATGACCGAGGCGGATCTTCGGTATGCGTACTTGATGGAGTCGAATCTCCGGGCTGCGGGTCTGGCTCTGGCCAAGCTCCGGGGCGCAAACCTGCGTAAGGCGGATTTCAGGGACGCGAATCTGCGTAAGGCGGATCTCCGGCGCACGAACCTGCATATGGCGGATTTCCGGTGCGCGAACATGAGCGGGGCTAACCTATGGGCTGCTAACTTGGATTGGGTGAATCTGCGAGAGGCCGACGTACAGGGGACAGGTCCCCTAATTGCGGCTCTCGCGGCGCGTCAGAATGCCGCTGGTGGCGACACGTCGGGGCATGGGCTTCCCCCCAGGGCCTCGGCAAAGTCGTCAGGTGATGCCGAGTAG
- a CDS encoding IS256 family transposase, which translates to MTATLNDVTGRKKRPEPSAEEQAAAELVRAAKEQGLSLTGPDGLLKQLTKTVLETALNEEMTEHLGYAKHDAAGAGSGNIRNGSRPKTVLTDTSGPVQINVPRDRAGTFDPQIVRKRQRRLSGVDEVVLSLYAKGLTTGEISAHFAEIYGASVSKETISRITDKVIEEMTDWSHRPLDAIYAAVFIDAIVVKVRDGQVANRPFYAAIGVSLDGEKDILGLWAGTGGEGAKFWMSVLTDLRNRGVKDVFFLVCDGLKGLPEVVTNVWPQTVVQTCVIHLIRNTFRLTSRKYWDELKRDIKPIYTAVNATAARAAFDDLADKWGGRYPAVIRLWDNAWTEFIPFLDYDVEIRTVICSTNAIESLNARYRRAIKARGHFPNEQAALKCLYLVTRSLDPTGAGRARWTMRWKPALNAFAITFSDRFPAAETY; encoded by the coding sequence ATGACCGCGACACTGAACGACGTGACCGGACGGAAGAAGCGGCCTGAGCCGTCTGCGGAGGAGCAGGCCGCTGCCGAGCTCGTTCGGGCGGCCAAGGAACAGGGCCTGTCGTTGACCGGGCCGGACGGTCTGTTGAAGCAGTTGACCAAGACGGTCCTGGAGACCGCGTTGAACGAGGAGATGACCGAGCATCTCGGCTACGCCAAGCACGATGCGGCCGGTGCGGGGTCGGGCAACATCCGTAACGGCAGCCGGCCGAAGACGGTGCTGACCGACACCAGCGGGCCGGTGCAGATCAACGTGCCACGGGACCGGGCCGGCACGTTCGATCCTCAGATCGTCCGCAAGCGGCAGCGGCGCCTGTCGGGGGTCGACGAGGTGGTGTTGTCGTTGTATGCCAAGGGATTGACGACCGGGGAGATCTCGGCGCACTTCGCTGAGATCTATGGAGCGTCGGTGTCGAAGGAGACGATCTCCCGGATCACCGACAAGGTCATCGAGGAGATGACCGACTGGTCCCACCGGCCCTTGGACGCCATTTACGCGGCGGTGTTCATCGACGCCATCGTGGTCAAGGTTAGGGACGGGCAGGTGGCGAACCGGCCGTTCTACGCCGCGATCGGCGTCTCTCTCGACGGCGAGAAGGACATCCTCGGGCTGTGGGCCGGCACAGGTGGTGAGGGCGCGAAGTTCTGGATGAGTGTACTGACCGACCTGCGCAACCGCGGCGTCAAGGACGTGTTCTTCCTCGTCTGCGACGGGCTGAAAGGGCTGCCCGAGGTGGTCACGAACGTGTGGCCGCAGACGGTGGTGCAGACGTGCGTGATTCATCTGATCCGCAACACGTTCCGGTTGACCTCCCGCAAGTACTGGGACGAGTTGAAGCGTGACATCAAGCCGATCTACACCGCGGTCAACGCCACCGCCGCCAGGGCGGCGTTCGACGACCTGGCCGACAAGTGGGGCGGCCGGTATCCGGCGGTGATCCGGTTGTGGGACAACGCCTGGACGGAGTTCATTCCGTTCCTCGACTACGACGTCGAGATCCGCACGGTGATCTGCTCGACCAACGCGATCGAGTCCCTCAACGCCCGCTACCGGCGAGCGATCAAGGCCCGCGGCCACTTCCCGAACGAGCAGGCCGCGTTGAAGTGTCTGTACCTGGTGACCCGGTCCCTGGACCCCACCGGAGCAGGCAGAGCCCGATGGACGATGCGCTGGAAACCCGCGTTGAACGCCTTCGCCATCACCTTCAGCGACCGCTTCCCAGCCGCTGAAACCTACTAA
- a CDS encoding glycoside hydrolase family 3 protein, whose protein sequence is MADLTLAEKVGQMFVLQVNGDTATTTNPTDVAANQALYGSDVRNGAELLAKFHPGGIIYFNATNNLGHPQQVALLSNGLQKAALADHGVPVQISTDQEGGSVSRIPPPSAVSPGNMAIGATFDRDVSYSTAASTGRQLRAMGINMDHAPVVDVNTNPRNTADGTRAFSDRTETVSAFGAAAVRGYQHNGVAATAKHFPGLGSAEANPDTGVAVVTETREEILRTDIPPFRAAIDAGVKSIMPTAVIVPALDPTRTPAVLSKPIITGLLRDTLHYDGVIVTDALRADALKDIPQDQVILGAINAGNDELLLPADPPAAIATVLDAVREGTISRHRIDQSVYRILRMKAELGLFDDPFTTSEAVDSTVGTPREQQIMADAAHRSITLLRNQAGVLPLPANSGQHVLVTGWGFNSVPSLADKLSAKGLVATPMWTGSPDQQTIQQVVAAAGASDVTVVLTNNAWGDVTQQNLVKALLAAKVKVVTVAVGGPYDIAYFPSAPTYLAAYGYRDVSLAALANTLVGTEPIGRLPVTIRTPDGTQVLYRYGSGMGFGDGAQATAPGGSAFAGQPER, encoded by the coding sequence ATGGCTGACCTGACCCTGGCGGAGAAGGTCGGCCAGATGTTCGTCCTGCAAGTGAACGGCGACACCGCCACCACCACGAATCCCACCGATGTGGCGGCCAACCAAGCCCTCTACGGCAGCGACGTCCGCAACGGCGCGGAACTGCTGGCGAAGTTTCACCCCGGCGGCATCATCTACTTCAACGCCACCAACAACCTGGGCCACCCGCAGCAGGTCGCGCTGCTCTCCAACGGGCTGCAGAAGGCGGCGTTGGCCGACCACGGCGTGCCGGTGCAGATCAGCACCGACCAGGAGGGCGGCTCCGTCTCCCGGATCCCACCGCCCTCGGCGGTGTCGCCGGGCAACATGGCGATCGGCGCGACGTTCGACCGTGACGTGTCGTACTCGACGGCCGCCTCGACCGGCAGGCAGCTGCGGGCGATGGGTATCAACATGGACCACGCCCCGGTGGTGGACGTCAACACCAACCCCCGTAACACGGCCGACGGGACACGTGCGTTCAGCGACCGGACCGAAACCGTCTCCGCGTTCGGAGCGGCCGCCGTCCGCGGATACCAGCACAACGGGGTGGCCGCCACGGCCAAGCACTTCCCCGGCCTGGGCAGCGCGGAGGCCAACCCGGACACCGGGGTGGCAGTCGTCACCGAAACCCGCGAAGAGATCCTGCGGACCGACATCCCCCCGTTCCGGGCAGCGATCGACGCTGGGGTGAAGTCCATCATGCCGACCGCGGTGATCGTTCCCGCCCTGGATCCCACCAGGACCCCCGCCGTCCTGTCCAAGCCCATCATCACCGGGCTGCTTCGCGACACGCTGCACTACGACGGCGTGATCGTCACCGACGCGCTGCGCGCGGACGCGCTCAAGGACATCCCGCAGGACCAGGTGATTCTCGGCGCCATCAACGCCGGCAACGACGAGTTGCTCCTGCCGGCGGATCCGCCGGCCGCCATCGCCACCGTGCTCGACGCCGTACGCGAAGGCACCATCAGCCGGCACCGTATCGACCAGTCCGTGTACCGGATCCTGCGTATGAAGGCCGAACTGGGGCTGTTCGACGACCCGTTCACGACCAGCGAGGCGGTCGACTCGACGGTGGGCACCCCGCGCGAGCAGCAGATCATGGCCGACGCCGCGCACCGCTCGATCACCCTGCTCCGCAACCAGGCCGGCGTGCTGCCGCTGCCGGCGAACTCCGGCCAACATGTGCTGGTCACCGGCTGGGGCTTCAATTCGGTCCCGTCCCTGGCCGACAAGCTGTCCGCCAAGGGCCTGGTCGCCACCCCGATGTGGACCGGATCGCCCGACCAGCAGACCATCCAACAGGTGGTGGCGGCGGCCGGCGCGAGCGACGTCACCGTGGTGCTCACCAACAACGCCTGGGGCGACGTGACCCAGCAGAACCTGGTCAAGGCGCTGCTCGCCGCGAAGGTGAAAGTGGTGACGGTCGCCGTCGGAGGTCCCTACGACATCGCCTACTTCCCGTCGGCCCCCACCTACCTCGCGGCGTACGGCTACCGCGACGTCTCCCTCGCTGCCCTGGCGAACACCCTGGTCGGCACCGAGCCGATCGGCCGCCTGCCGGTCACCATCCGTACGCCGGACGGTACGCAGGTCCTCTACCGGTACGGATCGGGCATGGGTTTCGGTGACGGAGCCCAGGCAACTGCCCCAGGAGGGTCGGCGTTCGCCGGTCAGCCGGAGCGGTGA
- a CDS encoding VOC family protein produces the protein MATRLVQINMKARDDSALGGFWAKALGWELSSEGPGVTNLEPEGFVYPDPVAVCVDLIVSPEPKTVKNRVHVDLATTSAAHQAEVVARLTELGATPADVGQGDVPWTVMADPEGNEFCVLDPRPEHRDIGPIAAVVVDCVDPRAMAEFWGRATDWTVHRVTDHEAVLRSARGVGPYLRFVRASEPKTVWNRVHLDVRPYPGDDLEVEAARLRTLGAASVDLDHDVPWRVMADPEGNEFCLLTPA, from the coding sequence GTGGCGACCCGGCTGGTGCAGATCAACATGAAGGCTCGGGATGACTCCGCGCTGGGCGGTTTCTGGGCGAAGGCGCTCGGCTGGGAACTCTCCAGCGAGGGCCCGGGCGTGACCAACCTCGAACCTGAGGGCTTCGTCTACCCCGACCCTGTCGCCGTCTGCGTCGACCTCATCGTCTCCCCGGAACCCAAGACGGTGAAGAACCGGGTGCACGTCGACCTCGCGACCACCTCGGCGGCGCATCAGGCGGAGGTGGTCGCGCGCCTGACCGAACTCGGCGCGACGCCCGCCGACGTGGGCCAGGGTGACGTGCCGTGGACCGTCATGGCCGACCCGGAGGGCAACGAGTTCTGTGTGCTCGACCCCCGACCGGAGCACCGGGACATCGGACCGATCGCCGCGGTGGTGGTCGACTGCGTGGATCCGCGAGCCATGGCCGAATTCTGGGGCAGGGCCACGGACTGGACCGTGCACCGGGTGACCGACCACGAGGCGGTGCTGCGCTCGGCCAGGGGCGTCGGCCCGTATCTGCGGTTCGTCCGCGCGTCGGAGCCGAAGACCGTGTGGAACCGTGTCCATCTCGACGTCCGTCCGTACCCCGGTGACGACCTGGAGGTCGAGGCTGCCAGGCTGCGGACTCTCGGCGCCGCCTCCGTCGACCTGGACCACGATGTCCCGTGGCGGGTCATGGCTGACCCGGAGGGCAACGAGTTCTGCCTCCTCACCCCGGCCTGA
- a CDS encoding alpha/beta fold hydrolase, with protein MQAVQRVRHRQADVGGLDVFFREAGRPGQPTVLLLHGFPSSSHTFRETMPTLADVAHVIAPDLPGFGMSSSPTVGDYDYTFENLSRTIEGLLDQLGVERFFVYLHDFGAPVGYHLATRAPTRIRGLIVQSGNAHDDGLGEQWDSARAYWADPTDEKRAELPDWLNFAGTRDQYLAGLPDRLRTLHAPESWHLDWERMSRPGNIDAQFALFTDYANHVARFDELAEYHRAHQPPALVLWGRHDPYFDVDEVLAYHRALDRMDAHIYDGGHLLLETHAAECAELMRTFVLDNA; from the coding sequence ATGCAGGCCGTCCAGAGGGTCCGCCACCGCCAGGCCGACGTCGGCGGCCTGGACGTGTTCTTCCGCGAGGCCGGGCGCCCCGGCCAGCCGACGGTACTGCTGCTGCACGGGTTCCCCAGCTCGTCGCACACGTTCCGCGAGACCATGCCCACGCTCGCCGACGTCGCGCACGTCATCGCGCCCGACCTTCCCGGCTTCGGCATGTCCTCGTCGCCCACCGTCGGCGACTACGACTACACGTTCGAGAACCTCTCACGGACGATCGAGGGTCTCCTCGACCAGCTCGGGGTCGAGCGCTTCTTCGTCTACCTGCACGACTTCGGCGCACCGGTGGGATACCACCTGGCCACCCGCGCGCCGACCCGCATCCGCGGCCTCATCGTCCAGAGCGGCAACGCGCACGACGACGGCCTCGGCGAGCAGTGGGACAGCGCCAGGGCGTACTGGGCCGACCCGACCGACGAGAAGCGCGCCGAACTGCCGGACTGGCTGAACTTCGCCGGCACCCGCGACCAGTACCTCGCCGGGCTGCCGGATCGCCTGCGCACCCTGCACGCCCCCGAGTCGTGGCACCTCGACTGGGAACGCATGAGCCGGCCCGGCAACATCGACGCGCAGTTCGCGCTGTTCACCGACTACGCCAACCACGTCGCCCGCTTCGACGAGCTCGCCGAATACCATCGCGCCCACCAGCCGCCGGCGCTCGTGCTGTGGGGACGGCACGACCCGTACTTCGACGTCGACGAGGTTCTCGCCTACCACCGCGCCCTCGATCGCATGGACGCACACATCTACGACGGCGGCCATCTCCTGCTGGAGACGCACGCGGCCGAGTGCGCCGAACTCATGCGGACGTTCGTGCTCGACAACGCGTGA